From one Microbacterium sp. 10M-3C3 genomic stretch:
- the pcaH gene encoding protocatechuate 3,4-dioxygenase subunit beta encodes MSEPHVAPEALLAAPDQASQNEITAEIRARHAELEAEEAAGASLRASVYDFAPYRSSILRHPTKNPKLVDPETIELLSPAFGQRDVAAIESDLTLQHAGEPLGERMTVRGRLLDSWGRPVANQLIEIWQANAAGRYIHQRDQHPAPLDPNFTGAGRTVTNANGEYLFTTIKPGPYPWKNHVNAWRPAHIHFSIFGSSFTHRLVTQMYFPGDPLFALDPIYNTIWRQKDRDSLVGVYDHDLTSPEWSTGYRFDIVVDGPDATYFEPEEA; translated from the coding sequence ATGTCCGAGCCTCACGTCGCCCCCGAGGCGCTGCTGGCAGCGCCCGACCAGGCGTCGCAGAACGAGATCACCGCCGAGATCCGGGCCCGCCATGCCGAGCTCGAGGCCGAGGAGGCGGCGGGCGCATCCCTCCGCGCGTCGGTCTACGACTTCGCGCCGTACCGCTCGAGCATCCTGCGCCACCCGACGAAGAACCCCAAGCTCGTCGACCCCGAGACGATCGAGCTGCTCTCGCCGGCGTTCGGCCAGCGCGACGTCGCGGCGATCGAGTCCGATCTCACCCTCCAGCACGCCGGCGAGCCGCTCGGCGAGCGCATGACGGTGCGCGGGCGCCTCCTCGACTCATGGGGGCGGCCGGTCGCGAACCAGCTCATCGAGATCTGGCAGGCCAATGCCGCGGGGCGCTACATCCACCAGCGCGACCAGCACCCGGCTCCGCTGGACCCGAACTTCACCGGCGCCGGGCGCACGGTGACGAACGCGAACGGCGAGTACCTGTTCACGACGATCAAGCCGGGCCCGTACCCGTGGAAGAACCACGTCAACGCGTGGCGGCCCGCGCACATCCACTTCTCGATCTTCGGCTCGTCGTTCACACACCGGCTCGTCACGCAGATGTACTTCCCGGGCGACCCGCTGTTCGCGCTCGACCCGATCTACAACACGATCTGGCGGCAGAAGGACCGCGACAGCCTCGTCGGCGTGTACGACCACGACCTGACGTCGCCGGAATGGTCCACCGGCTACCGCTTCGACATCGTCGTCGACGGTCCCGACGCCACCTACTTCGAGCCCGAGGAGGCCTGA
- the pcaG gene encoding protocatechuate 3,4-dioxygenase subunit alpha, which yields MAANETPAKTHAATPGQTVGPFFAFGLAYPKMHEVVFPHSPGAIVLGGTVYDGAGAPVPDAVVEIFGADADGTVSRARGARRRDDHTFTGFGRAFTDDDGHFEFWTREPGSAGGAAFFAAVVFARGLPDKLHTRIYVPAADDVLDADPLLSSLDAGERATLVATRTPDGHLRHDIHLQGEKETVFLAF from the coding sequence ATGGCTGCGAACGAGACCCCCGCGAAGACGCACGCCGCGACGCCCGGCCAGACGGTCGGACCGTTCTTCGCGTTCGGCCTGGCCTACCCGAAGATGCACGAGGTCGTCTTCCCCCACTCGCCCGGCGCGATCGTGCTCGGCGGCACCGTGTACGACGGCGCGGGAGCGCCGGTGCCGGACGCGGTCGTGGAGATCTTCGGCGCCGACGCCGACGGCACCGTGTCGCGCGCGCGGGGCGCGCGGCGCCGCGACGACCACACGTTCACGGGCTTCGGCCGCGCCTTCACCGACGACGACGGCCACTTCGAGTTCTGGACCCGCGAACCCGGCTCCGCCGGCGGCGCGGCGTTCTTCGCCGCGGTCGTCTTCGCCCGCGGCCTGCCCGACAAGCTGCACACGCGCATCTACGTGCCGGCCGCCGACGACGTGCTCGACGCCGACCCGCTGCTGTCCTCGCTCGATGCGGGGGAACGCGCTACTCTCGTCGCGACCCGCACGCCCGACGGTCACCTCCGTCACGACATCCACCTGCAGGGCGAGAAGGAGACCGTCTTCCTTGCCTTCTGA
- a CDS encoding lyase family protein: protein MPSEPFDVGVLSPGSRGHDATVSDAAVVDALVAAEVALVRAYAAVGVAPRGVAEAVSDALGWQGPRAGCRGHGIDADALAAAGVAGGNPVIPLVAPVRDRVPADARAWVHRGATSQDISDTALVLVLARAADAIVVDLDGAVDGLTAFARAHRDVPAAARTLTQHAVPTTVGARAAGWVRGIRRAASRVRAARDALPAQLGGAAGTLSAVVADVGDDTAAALPGAYAAELGLQTPDAPWHTQRWPLTELADAFVQALDALGVVAADVATLGRTEIGELSEPSAGGSSAMPQKANPVASVVIRAAALRAPFLGATVHAAAANAVDERPDGAWHAEWPALRELARLLLGAAHAAGDVARGLTLHPDAVARNLALTGGRIVSERLRGVLVPLIGASRFTELVAADGDLAAHVRALPEAAGLDVDALLDPAGYLGLAPRFADLEEDPA, encoded by the coding sequence TTGCCTTCTGAGCCGTTCGACGTCGGGGTCCTCTCGCCGGGATCGCGCGGCCACGACGCGACGGTCTCGGATGCGGCGGTCGTCGACGCGCTCGTGGCGGCCGAGGTCGCCCTCGTGCGCGCCTACGCCGCGGTCGGCGTCGCGCCCCGCGGTGTCGCGGAGGCCGTGTCGGACGCGCTCGGGTGGCAGGGACCGCGCGCGGGCTGCCGCGGCCACGGCATCGACGCCGACGCGCTCGCCGCGGCCGGGGTGGCCGGCGGCAACCCCGTCATCCCCCTCGTCGCACCCGTCCGCGACCGCGTGCCCGCCGACGCCCGGGCGTGGGTGCACCGTGGCGCGACGAGCCAGGACATCTCCGACACCGCGCTCGTGCTCGTCCTCGCGCGCGCGGCGGACGCCATCGTCGTCGACCTCGACGGCGCCGTCGACGGGCTGACCGCTTTCGCGCGCGCCCACCGCGACGTGCCGGCCGCCGCACGCACCCTCACGCAGCACGCCGTGCCGACGACGGTCGGCGCTCGCGCAGCAGGGTGGGTCCGCGGCATCCGGCGAGCAGCCTCCCGCGTCCGCGCCGCGCGCGACGCCCTGCCTGCGCAGCTGGGCGGCGCCGCCGGTACGCTCTCGGCGGTCGTCGCCGACGTCGGCGACGACACCGCCGCGGCGCTGCCCGGCGCGTACGCCGCGGAGCTGGGACTGCAGACCCCGGATGCGCCGTGGCACACGCAGCGCTGGCCGCTGACCGAGCTCGCCGACGCCTTCGTGCAGGCCCTCGATGCGCTCGGCGTCGTCGCCGCCGACGTCGCGACGCTCGGCCGCACCGAGATCGGCGAGCTCTCCGAGCCGTCCGCCGGCGGCTCGTCGGCGATGCCGCAGAAGGCCAACCCCGTCGCCTCCGTCGTCATCCGGGCGGCGGCGCTGCGCGCACCGTTCCTCGGCGCCACCGTCCACGCCGCCGCGGCGAACGCCGTCGACGAGCGCCCCGACGGCGCGTGGCACGCGGAGTGGCCCGCGCTGCGCGAGCTCGCCCGCCTGCTCCTGGGAGCCGCGCACGCGGCCGGCGATGTCGCGCGCGGACTGACGCTGCATCCCGACGCCGTCGCGCGCAACCTCGCGCTCACCGGCGGTCGCATCGTGAGCGAGCGGCTGCGGGGCGTGCTCGTGCCGCTCATCGGGGCGAGCCGCTTCACCGAGCTCGTCGCCGCCGACGGCGACCTCGCCGCGCACGTGCGCGCGCTCCCCGAGGCCGCCGGCCTCGACGTCGACGCACTCCTGGACCCGGCCGGCTACCTCGGCCTCGCGCCGCGGTTCGCCGACCTCGAGGAGGACCCCGCATGA
- a CDS encoding alpha/beta fold hydrolase: protein MTVPALALTAPVGPADAPLVVLGPSLGTSTILWDDVVPLLADRFRVTAWDLPGHGASAPAEDAFTVGELADAVADAAPDAAFLYSGVSLGGATGLELALRHGSRVRAAAILASGAQLGDPAAWADRAAQARTQSTSSLIIGSAQRWFAPDSMARRPEISGRLLHALQDADDDSYARCCEALAAYDVRDRLGEIAVPILAVWGAADAVAPEAKAEKIARGVQHGASARIDDAGHLPPAEQPEETARMLRAFFDRVIEEEAA, encoded by the coding sequence ATGACCGTCCCGGCCCTCGCCCTGACCGCGCCCGTCGGGCCGGCCGACGCGCCGCTCGTGGTCCTCGGCCCGTCGCTGGGCACCTCGACGATCCTGTGGGACGACGTCGTCCCGCTCCTGGCCGACCGCTTCCGCGTCACCGCGTGGGACCTCCCCGGGCACGGCGCGTCGGCACCCGCCGAGGACGCGTTCACAGTGGGTGAGCTCGCCGACGCCGTCGCCGACGCCGCGCCCGACGCGGCCTTCCTCTATTCCGGGGTGTCGCTCGGGGGAGCGACCGGCCTCGAGCTCGCGCTCCGTCACGGCTCGCGGGTGCGGGCCGCCGCGATCCTCGCCTCGGGCGCGCAGCTCGGCGACCCCGCCGCGTGGGCCGACCGGGCCGCGCAGGCGCGCACGCAGAGCACGTCGAGCCTCATCATCGGGTCGGCGCAGCGCTGGTTCGCGCCCGACTCGATGGCGCGGCGGCCCGAGATCAGCGGGCGGCTCCTGCACGCGCTGCAGGACGCCGACGACGACAGCTACGCCCGCTGCTGCGAGGCGCTCGCCGCGTACGACGTGCGCGACCGCCTCGGCGAGATCGCGGTGCCGATCCTCGCGGTGTGGGGCGCGGCCGACGCCGTCGCCCCCGAGGCGAAGGCGGAGAAGATCGCGCGCGGCGTGCAGCACGGCGCATCCGCCCGCATCGACGACGCCGGGCACCTGCCCCCGGCCGAGCAGCCCGAGGAGACGGCCCGGATGCTGCGCGCGTTCTTCGACCGCGTCATCGAGGAGGAGGCGGCATGA
- the pcaC gene encoding 4-carboxymuconolactone decarboxylase yields the protein MTRPDGQGLTDEERYDQGMAVRREVLSDAHVDRATAAATPLTADWQDFITRVAWGDVWSRPGLDRRSRSVAVLSSLIAHGHHEEFAMHVRAARRNGLTVDEIREVILQSAIYSGVPAANTAYRIANDVLADEL from the coding sequence ATGACCCGACCCGACGGACAGGGGCTCACCGACGAGGAGCGCTACGACCAGGGGATGGCGGTGCGTCGCGAGGTGCTCTCCGACGCGCACGTCGACCGCGCGACGGCTGCGGCGACGCCGCTCACCGCGGACTGGCAGGACTTCATCACGCGCGTCGCGTGGGGTGACGTGTGGTCTCGGCCGGGGCTCGACCGCCGCTCGCGGTCGGTCGCCGTGCTGAGCTCGCTCATCGCGCACGGGCACCACGAGGAGTTCGCGATGCACGTGCGCGCCGCGCGGCGCAACGGCCTGACGGTCGACGAGATCCGCGAGGTCATCCTCCAGTCCGCGATCTACTCCGGCGTCCCCGCCGCCAACACCGCGTACCGCATCGCGAACGACGTCCTCGCCGACGAGCTCTGA
- a CDS encoding IclR family transcriptional regulator C-terminal domain-containing protein, producing the protein MSEGENGAGEFVQSLARGLAVIRAFDAENPALTLSDVARRTGLTRAAARRFLHTLESLGYVRADGRAFALTPRVLELGFSYLSALSLPAIVQPHLERLSREVDESVSSAVLDGADIVYIARVPTRRIMSVGITIGTRFPAYATSMGRVLLAALPPQDSRAVIEASHPEALTPRTRTDLDVLAAELDAVRAQGWALVDGELEQGLRSLAAPLHGRDGSVVAALNVSASARGDAAAWRDACLPALRDAAAAVDADIRLV; encoded by the coding sequence GTGAGCGAAGGCGAGAACGGTGCGGGCGAGTTCGTCCAGTCGCTCGCCCGCGGGCTCGCCGTCATCCGCGCCTTCGACGCCGAGAACCCCGCGCTGACCCTCAGCGACGTCGCCCGCCGCACGGGCCTTACCCGCGCCGCGGCCCGCCGGTTCCTCCACACGCTCGAGTCACTCGGCTACGTCCGCGCCGACGGACGCGCCTTCGCGCTCACCCCGCGCGTGCTCGAGCTCGGCTTCAGCTACCTGTCCGCGCTATCGCTCCCGGCGATCGTGCAGCCCCACCTCGAGCGGCTGTCGCGAGAGGTCGACGAGAGCGTGTCATCGGCCGTGCTCGACGGCGCCGACATCGTCTACATCGCACGCGTGCCGACGCGCCGCATCATGAGCGTCGGCATCACGATCGGCACGCGCTTCCCCGCGTATGCCACGAGCATGGGCCGCGTGCTCCTCGCGGCGCTGCCGCCCCAGGACTCCCGCGCGGTCATCGAGGCGTCGCATCCGGAGGCCCTGACCCCGCGCACACGCACCGACCTCGACGTGCTCGCGGCCGAGCTCGACGCCGTGCGCGCGCAGGGCTGGGCGCTCGTCGACGGCGAGCTCGAGCAGGGCCTGCGCTCCCTCGCCGCGCCGCTGCACGGCCGCGACGGGTCGGTCGTCGCCGCCCTGAACGTCTCGGCGAGCGCGCGCGGCGATGCCGCGGCGTGGCGCGACGCGTGCCTGCCCGCGCTCCGCGACGCGGCCGCGGCGGTCGACGCCGATATCCGCCTCGTCTGA
- a CDS encoding 3-oxoacid CoA-transferase subunit A, producing the protein MIDKTVPDVATAVAGIEDGATVLIGGFGRAGQPVELIDALIAHGARDLTVVNNNAGNGDTGLAALLAAGQVRKMICSFPRQHDSWVFDRLYRAGEVELELVPQGNLAERIRAAGAGIGAFFTPTGYGTQLAEGKETRRIDGRDYVLEYPIHADAALISAYRADRWGNLVFRETARNFGPIMAAAARTTIAQVDEIVPLGTLDPEAVVTPGLYVDRVVAVGERAWLHDGAFVGGVDIEGRPQAEDGASA; encoded by the coding sequence ATGATCGACAAGACCGTGCCCGACGTCGCGACCGCGGTCGCGGGCATCGAGGACGGCGCGACCGTGCTCATCGGGGGCTTCGGCCGGGCCGGACAGCCGGTCGAGCTCATCGACGCCCTCATCGCGCACGGCGCACGCGACCTCACGGTGGTGAACAACAACGCGGGCAACGGCGACACCGGACTTGCCGCGCTCCTCGCCGCCGGGCAGGTGCGCAAGATGATCTGCTCGTTCCCGCGCCAGCACGACTCGTGGGTCTTCGACCGGCTCTACCGTGCCGGCGAGGTCGAGCTCGAGCTCGTGCCGCAGGGCAACCTCGCCGAGCGCATCCGCGCCGCCGGTGCCGGCATCGGTGCGTTCTTCACGCCCACCGGCTACGGCACGCAGCTGGCCGAGGGCAAGGAGACGCGGCGCATCGACGGGCGCGACTACGTCCTGGAGTACCCGATCCACGCGGATGCGGCGCTCATCAGCGCGTACCGCGCCGATCGGTGGGGCAACCTCGTCTTCCGCGAGACCGCACGCAACTTCGGCCCGATCATGGCGGCGGCCGCGCGCACGACGATCGCGCAGGTCGATGAGATCGTGCCGCTCGGCACCCTCGATCCCGAGGCCGTCGTCACCCCCGGACTGTACGTCGACCGCGTCGTCGCGGTGGGGGAGCGCGCGTGGCTGCACGACGGGGCGTTCGTCGGCGGCGTCGACATCGAGGGCCGGCCGCAGGCCGAGGACGGAGCATCCGCATGA
- a CDS encoding 3-oxoacid CoA-transferase subunit B — protein MTTRVSRRDLAARVAADIPEGAVVNLGIGAPTLVADYLPEGLEIILHTENGMLGMGPAPDADRIDPDLINAGKQPVTALAGAAFFHHADSFAMMRGGHLDVCVLGAFQVSSTGDLANWSTGEPGAIPAVGGAMDLAIGAKDVYVMTDLLTKDGSPKLVATCTYPLTGVGCVSRVYTDHGVFDVTPDGFRIRELFGDNSREEIEALLGLALPPAPEGN, from the coding sequence ATGACCACCCGCGTGTCCCGCCGCGACCTCGCGGCCCGCGTCGCCGCCGACATCCCCGAGGGAGCCGTCGTGAACCTCGGCATCGGGGCGCCGACCCTCGTCGCCGACTACCTGCCCGAGGGGCTCGAGATCATCCTGCACACCGAGAACGGGATGCTCGGGATGGGGCCGGCGCCGGACGCCGACCGCATCGACCCCGACCTCATCAACGCGGGCAAGCAGCCCGTCACGGCCCTCGCCGGCGCCGCGTTCTTCCACCACGCCGACTCGTTCGCGATGATGCGCGGCGGCCACCTCGACGTGTGCGTGCTCGGCGCGTTCCAGGTGTCGAGCACGGGCGACCTCGCCAACTGGTCGACGGGCGAGCCGGGCGCGATCCCCGCCGTCGGCGGGGCGATGGATCTCGCGATCGGCGCGAAGGACGTGTACGTCATGACCGACCTGCTCACGAAGGACGGCTCGCCCAAGCTCGTCGCGACGTGCACGTACCCGCTCACGGGCGTCGGCTGCGTCTCCCGGGTCTACACCGACCACGGCGTCTTCGACGTCACGCCCGATGGCTTCCGCATCCGGGAGCTGTTCGGCGACAATTCGCGCGAGGAGATCGAGGCCCTGCTCGGCCTCGCGCTCCCGCCCGCTCCGGAAGGGAACTGA
- a CDS encoding thiolase family protein, whose protein sequence is MVASFVYDAVRTPFARHGKAYADVRPDDLAAVVMAAAVERAGLDPARIDDVIFGDANQAGEDNRDVARMALLLAGFPTSVPGVTVNRLCGSSLEAVIQGSRAIEAGDADIVLAGGVESMTRAPFVIEKSPRPFPAANQTMWNTSIGWRMVNPRLPKEWTISNGESAEKLADIYGITREEQDAFAARSHRLAAAAWADGRFDGEIVQVEGHELARDEGIRDDTSVEVLAGLKPAFRREGGTVTAGNSSPINDGASAVLLAGEGVLEGEPLARIAGRAAFGNDPDVFGVAPVEAANRALARAGRTWADVDFVELNEAFAAQSLACQKLWTELDPAHLNENGGAIAIGHPLGASGGRVIGRAAHELARRGSGVAVVAICIGVGQGLAVVLER, encoded by the coding sequence ATGGTCGCCAGCTTCGTCTACGACGCCGTCCGCACGCCGTTCGCGCGGCACGGCAAGGCCTACGCCGACGTCCGGCCCGACGATCTCGCCGCCGTCGTGATGGCCGCCGCCGTCGAGCGCGCGGGCCTGGACCCCGCCCGCATCGACGACGTGATCTTCGGCGACGCCAACCAGGCCGGCGAGGACAACCGCGACGTGGCGCGCATGGCGCTGCTGCTCGCGGGCTTCCCGACGTCGGTGCCGGGCGTCACGGTCAACCGCCTGTGCGGCTCGTCGCTCGAGGCCGTCATCCAGGGCTCGCGCGCGATCGAGGCGGGCGACGCCGACATCGTCCTGGCGGGCGGCGTCGAGTCGATGACCCGTGCGCCCTTCGTGATCGAGAAGAGCCCGCGTCCCTTCCCGGCCGCGAACCAGACGATGTGGAACACGTCGATCGGCTGGCGCATGGTCAACCCGCGCCTGCCGAAGGAATGGACGATCTCCAACGGCGAGAGCGCGGAGAAGCTCGCCGACATCTACGGCATCACGCGCGAGGAGCAGGACGCATTCGCTGCCCGCAGCCACCGGCTCGCCGCGGCGGCGTGGGCCGACGGCCGCTTCGACGGCGAGATCGTGCAGGTCGAAGGGCACGAGCTCGCGCGCGACGAGGGCATCCGCGACGACACGAGCGTCGAGGTGCTCGCCGGGCTCAAGCCCGCGTTCCGCCGCGAGGGCGGCACGGTGACGGCGGGCAACTCCTCCCCGATCAACGACGGCGCCTCTGCGGTGCTCCTCGCGGGCGAGGGCGTGCTCGAGGGCGAGCCGCTCGCGCGGATCGCCGGGCGCGCGGCGTTCGGGAACGATCCGGATGTCTTCGGCGTCGCGCCGGTCGAAGCGGCCAACCGGGCTCTCGCCCGCGCCGGGCGCACGTGGGCCGACGTCGACTTCGTCGAGCTCAACGAGGCGTTCGCGGCGCAGTCGCTCGCATGCCAGAAGCTGTGGACCGAGCTCGACCCCGCGCACCTCAACGAGAACGGCGGTGCGATCGCGATCGGGCACCCGCTCGGTGCGTCGGGCGGCCGGGTCATCGGCCGCGCGGCGCACGAGCTCGCCCGGCGCGGCTCGGGCGTCGCGGTCGTCGCGATCTGCATCGGCGTCGGGCAGGGGCTCGCGGTCGTCCTCGAGCGCTGA
- a CDS encoding MFS transporter, producing the protein MTSASTTTHRTHGAGTLQGILLLAGSCMPVLGSVLITPVLPQLSEHFAGTPGAEVLVPMIVAIPALFIALMAPFAGQIVDRVGRKTLVIVAMFAYALVGTAPAWMEGLTEILVSRVLVGICEAAIMTVCTALIVDYFQGQRRNRYLAAQTVTTTLAATVFIALGGALGAGGWHTPFWVYAISVLIAIPMIFVLWEPRSAAGARAAESAERTPIPWRRIGVRLLVGVFAGFTFYVIIIEVSYLVVGAGVAATDTAVIGAVAAVASLATAIGGILFARLVRRIDLRLIPVAFALQAVGMIVIWIVPAVPGVVAGAIIASFGSGLLLPSMLRWIVATTVFAERGRVTGLWTAAFFLGQFLTPILVGAVAAAVGALPAAVGVIGIAAAIVAVATGFALGGARADAAAQTPADVDVVPS; encoded by the coding sequence ATGACGTCCGCATCCACCACCACCCACCGCACCCACGGCGCCGGCACGCTCCAGGGGATCCTGCTGCTCGCCGGCAGCTGCATGCCCGTGCTCGGCTCCGTGCTGATCACCCCCGTGCTGCCCCAGCTGTCCGAGCACTTCGCCGGCACCCCCGGAGCAGAGGTGCTCGTCCCGATGATCGTCGCGATCCCCGCGCTGTTCATCGCGCTCATGGCGCCGTTCGCGGGCCAGATCGTCGACCGCGTCGGGCGCAAGACGCTGGTGATCGTCGCGATGTTCGCGTACGCGCTGGTGGGCACCGCTCCCGCCTGGATGGAGGGGCTCACCGAGATCCTCGTGAGCCGTGTGCTGGTGGGCATCTGCGAGGCGGCCATCATGACGGTGTGCACGGCGCTGATCGTCGACTACTTCCAGGGACAGCGGCGCAACCGCTACCTCGCGGCGCAGACGGTGACGACGACGCTCGCGGCCACCGTGTTCATCGCCCTGGGCGGTGCGCTGGGTGCGGGTGGATGGCACACGCCGTTCTGGGTCTACGCGATCAGCGTGCTCATCGCGATCCCCATGATCTTCGTGCTGTGGGAGCCGCGGTCGGCGGCGGGGGCGCGCGCGGCCGAGTCGGCCGAACGCACTCCGATCCCGTGGCGTCGCATCGGCGTGCGCCTGCTCGTCGGCGTCTTCGCGGGCTTCACGTTCTACGTCATCATCATCGAGGTCAGCTATCTCGTGGTGGGCGCCGGCGTGGCCGCGACCGACACCGCCGTGATCGGGGCGGTCGCCGCGGTGGCGTCCCTGGCGACCGCGATCGGCGGCATCCTCTTCGCCCGTCTCGTGCGCCGCATCGACCTGCGCCTGATCCCCGTCGCCTTCGCCCTCCAGGCGGTCGGCATGATCGTCATCTGGATCGTCCCGGCGGTGCCGGGGGTCGTCGCCGGCGCGATCATCGCGTCCTTCGGCTCCGGTCTGCTCCTTCCCTCCATGTTGCGCTGGATCGTGGCGACGACCGTGTTCGCCGAGCGCGGGCGGGTCACGGGGCTGTGGACCGCGGCGTTCTTCCTCGGGCAGTTCCTCACCCCGATCCTCGTCGGCGCGGTCGCGGCCGCCGTGGGCGCCCTGCCCGCGGCGGTGGGCGTCATCGGGATCGCGGCCGCGATCGTCGCCGTGGCGACCGGCTTCGCGCTGGGCGGGGCCCGGGCGGATGCGGCGGCGCAGACGCCGGCGGACGTCGACGTCGTCCCGTCCTGA
- a CDS encoding DUF6379 domain-containing protein, producing MLLERDLIQSVGFRNVREGGEITGFQFRVRMPSYRGMAASLIDGIGVRIPGLVDVAPDVPRWTLQGAQYTLQQLWDSDGVRWPLEDAAIITVPLPGGLPDGIHELSIDLRLRMSYIPQEHQPSRYEVTKLVTLAPEAEGAPFRYGVSLYSYMTDYGTVMDLETALRSIADLGATGVEILGEGHVPNYPNPPQEWVDEWFALLEKYGLEPTNFGSWIDTRLHSSGENARDMTVEEGAAALQRDLRLAKRLGFRFVRPKIGVVSSDLIPHPIWTEVVEASLPLAEELDVVICPEIHSPTPIKHEVVDDYIALITRTGTKHFGLLLDTGIFQDRPIPLKPGELPGRRPAFLDGIHVDPADVFDVIDHVVFIQAKFHDIDDELVDQQIPWEPVLKALKEAGYTGYLSSEYEGERIPWRSIEQVRRQHSLMRQIADRI from the coding sequence ATGCTTCTCGAAAGAGACCTCATCCAGTCCGTCGGATTCCGCAACGTCCGCGAGGGCGGTGAGATCACCGGCTTCCAGTTCCGCGTGCGGATGCCGTCGTACCGCGGCATGGCAGCGTCCCTCATCGACGGCATCGGCGTGCGCATCCCGGGCCTCGTCGACGTCGCGCCCGACGTCCCGCGGTGGACGCTGCAGGGCGCGCAGTACACCCTGCAGCAGCTGTGGGACTCCGACGGCGTGCGCTGGCCGCTCGAGGACGCCGCGATCATCACCGTGCCGCTGCCCGGGGGCCTTCCCGACGGCATCCACGAGCTGTCCATCGACCTGCGGCTGCGGATGTCGTACATCCCGCAGGAGCACCAGCCGAGCCGCTACGAGGTCACCAAGCTCGTGACCCTCGCGCCCGAGGCCGAGGGCGCGCCCTTCCGCTACGGCGTGTCGCTCTACAGCTACATGACCGACTACGGCACCGTCATGGACCTCGAGACGGCGCTGCGCTCGATCGCCGACCTCGGCGCCACGGGTGTCGAGATCCTCGGCGAGGGCCACGTGCCCAACTACCCGAACCCGCCGCAGGAGTGGGTCGACGAGTGGTTCGCGCTGCTGGAGAAGTACGGTCTCGAGCCGACCAACTTCGGCTCATGGATCGACACCCGCCTGCACTCCAGCGGCGAGAACGCGCGCGACATGACCGTCGAGGAGGGCGCCGCGGCGCTCCAGCGCGACCTGCGTCTGGCCAAGCGCCTGGGCTTCCGCTTCGTGCGTCCGAAGATCGGCGTCGTCTCGAGCGACCTCATCCCGCACCCGATCTGGACCGAGGTCGTCGAGGCGTCCCTGCCGCTCGCTGAGGAGCTCGACGTCGTCATCTGCCCCGAGATCCACTCGCCCACGCCGATCAAGCACGAGGTCGTCGACGACTACATCGCGCTGATCACGCGCACCGGCACGAAGCACTTCGGGCTGCTGCTGGACACCGGCATCTTCCAGGACCGGCCCATCCCGCTCAAGCCCGGCGAGCTGCCCGGCCGTCGACCCGCCTTCCTCGACGGCATCCACGTCGACCCCGCCGACGTCTTCGACGTGATCGATCACGTCGTGTTCATCCAGGCGAAGTTCCACGACATCGACGACGAGCTGGTCGACCAGCAGATCCCGTGGGAGCCGGTGCTGAAGGCGCTCAAGGAGGCCGGCTACACCGGATACCTGTCGAGCGAATACGAGGGGGAGCGCATCCCGTGGCGCTCGATCGAGCAGGTGCGCCGCCAGCACTCGCTCATGAGGCAGATCGCCGACCGGATCTGA